AAATATGACTCCATTGTTGCTTCGTCATAATTTCCTTGAATGATGGCATTCGAGCTACAGTGCCGCTTTCCTCGCGCAAAGGTATCCAACATAGCGTAAAAACCCTGGCGCAACTCCTCTTTCCCCTTTGCAATTCCCCAGAACCCCTGCAATGCACCATCAGAAGCAAAGGTTGCGAGATAATTTTCGACATCCTCCTTATCCAGCGACATTTCAAACCGTGCCGCTAGCTCCATGATTTCGAGCTTGTCTAACGCAGTCAATTCCATATTGCTCTCACTTCTTTATCTCACTGGATTCAACTCATTTAGAGTCCCTGAGTACATTAACACTGGTCGCGAGCGCCAGACTTGAACAAATCGGCTATTATCCAGAAATGGATAAAGTCTCAGTGTTATGCACAGCAACCAGTTGCCACCGTCCATCTTGTTGAGCGATCGCAGTCAAGACTCCATATTTTGTTGGCAGACTAGTCCCATCAGGGCGAGTGAGCCCACTCATTTCCCAAGTGCTGTGGCAAATTGCCAAATCAGGTTTGAGAAATTTGACAGTGGTATCGGGAAAATGCATCTGAGTATTTTTCAGATGATTGCTAAAGGCGTTGGCATGTCCTTGCACTAGTTCAGTTCGACCTTTCCACCACTGCCCTGCCACATTGATAAAATCCGCATCTTCAGTGAATAACTCTGCTAATTGCATTGCATCATAAACGTTCCAGGCATCTGCAAAAGATTGCATGATGGCTTTGATTTCTAGAATGTTTTGCTCGTGATTGTTCATAAGTTCTTTTTGACTCACTCCTTCACAAAGTGATTTAGGACAATTCAATGTAATGTCCCAAATTGTTTGCACTCTTAACTCTTATCGGCAGTTCAAGTTAGTCGAAATTAAGCTAACCTTGAGTACGCTCAAACACAGTAACACTGACAGAAAGCGTCAGGCTTGAATAAATCGGCTATGGACTACAAGCTTTCTTCTCACTCAAAGTCAGTAAACCTAAAAGTCTAGTGTGGTAAAATTTACCAGGGTGGTAGCCGCCTATTTTAGCGGCTACCCTTTAACTAAAGAGCATTTTAGGGCATTTAAAGAAATTTACGGGGATGATGCAAATGGGGGAAGTCCGCATGTAGACAAAGGGGAGTCGGGACGCTGGCGCTACTTTACGCGGGAGGATATTGCTAAACGAGGCGAAAACCTAGATATTACTTGGCTATAGGATGATAGTTTGCAGTCGGGGGATGATTTACCAGAGCCGGATCTAATTGCAGCTGCTATTATGACGAGATTACTTTCTAGCGCTCGCCCAGATGGAGGCGTTGACGCTACTAGGATGGCCACCATGTAGCGAAAGAAAGATAGTTAGTATTAAATTAGGTAAACAAGCGCCTGGCTACAAAGTTGTTCAGAAAGCTCTCAATTGCTTCATCGCTGAAGTGACTCACCCAAACACGAGCATTTTTTGACTTCGCCACCAGCATCGCTTACTTTACTTTTCCCTACAGTAGTCTTTATGATATTTCTCGTTTAGTTTCAGTCAAAAATTTGACCAAAGCTTTTATGCCAACCGTTGCGATTATCTATTTCTCTGGTGCAGGTCATACTCATCTTATGGCCCAAGCTATTGCTGAAGGTGCAACTAAAGTTGAAGACACTACTGTTGAACTGCTGCGGGTTACTGGAGAGCAGATTGTCAATGGTCGTTGGAAGAACGATGAGGGACTAGAAAAGCTCAACCAAGCTGATGCG
The Nostoc punctiforme PCC 73102 genome window above contains:
- a CDS encoding nuclear transport factor 2 family protein, producing MELTALDKLEIMELAARFEMSLDKEDVENYLATFASDGALQGFWGIAKGKEELRQGFYAMLDTFARGKRHCSSNAIIQGNYDEATMESYLTVVNREDLNRAGSAFVKDQVRKINGKWYLILRQIEVDPSLPLLQQSQQAGANA
- a CDS encoding SgcJ/EcaC family oxidoreductase, whose amino-acid sequence is MQTIWDITLNCPKSLCEGVSQKELMNNHEQNILEIKAIMQSFADAWNVYDAMQLAELFTEDADFINVAGQWWKGRTELVQGHANAFSNHLKNTQMHFPDTTVKFLKPDLAICHSTWEMSGLTRPDGTSLPTKYGVLTAIAQQDGRWQLVAVHNTETLSISG